One window from the genome of Jeotgalibaca sp. MA1X17-3 encodes:
- a CDS encoding TetR/AcrR family transcriptional regulator, with amino-acid sequence MKTRGKQTDRRVIRTKREILSALTKLIEQKSIDEITVREITDLAGINRGTFYLHYVDKYDLMEKSVNNLIIELRDMGIHIINSKEATGDSEERKEKTISSLTSIFEYVQENSRFIRSLLSDNSSYSFHHKFNEILKDSFIKEIQMTDPKIPSLYLATAISYAYQGLINTWLMQDMEESPRKMGEYGYEILQYFMVNATNNRV; translated from the coding sequence ATGAAAACCAGGGGAAAACAAACAGACAGGCGAGTAATTCGGACAAAAAGAGAGATTCTCAGTGCACTTACAAAACTAATAGAACAAAAATCAATCGATGAAATTACAGTTCGAGAAATTACTGATTTAGCAGGGATCAATCGAGGAACCTTTTATCTCCATTATGTGGATAAATATGATTTGATGGAGAAAAGTGTTAACAATCTAATTATTGAATTAAGAGATATGGGAATTCATATTATAAATTCAAAAGAAGCAACTGGAGATTCGGAAGAAAGAAAAGAAAAAACGATTTCTTCCCTTACCTCAATTTTCGAATATGTACAAGAAAATAGTCGCTTTATTCGTAGTCTTTTAAGTGACAATAGCAGCTATTCGTTTCATCATAAATTCAATGAAATTTTAAAAGATTCCTTTATAAAAGAAATCCAAATGACAGATCCAAAAATTCCGTCTTTATACTTAGCGACTGCAATTTCTTATGCTTATCAAGGATTGATTAATACTTGGCTTATGCAGGATATGGAGGAATCACCTCGTAAAATGGGAGAGTATGGGTATGAAATTTTACAATATTTTATGGTAAATGCTACTAATAATCGAGTTTAA